A genomic region of Oryza glaberrima chromosome 1, OglaRS2, whole genome shotgun sequence contains the following coding sequences:
- the LOC127768333 gene encoding basic leucine zipper 6 — protein MSQLPPKIPVAAPGHHQHWASAGGAGDAAWADEFAEFAASRRGAHRRSLSDSVAFVEVAPAGCGAGGEFDRLDDDQLMSMFPDEGGSSAPGSDNGGSDSDGGGDKHAAAQSDDGQHAAGEPTQEQAAATSPTELIRDPKRVKRILANRQSAQRSRVRKLQYISELERSVTTLQNEVSVLSPRVAFLDQQRTILTVGNSHLKQRIAALAQDKIFKDAHQEALRKEIERLRQVYQQQNTKLSGGLAADHAHVHGGPPPVRAEKELMS, from the exons ATGTCGCAGCTCCCGCCCAAGatcccggtggcggcgccggggcACCACCAGCACTGGGCCTCGGCCgggggcgccggcgacgcggcgtgggcGGATGAGTTCGCCGAGTTcgcggcgtcgcggcggggcGCGCACCGCCGGTCGCTGAGCGACTCCGTGGCGTTCGtcgaggtggcgccggcggggTGCGGGGCGGGCGGCGAGTTCGACAGGCTCGACGACGACCAGCTCATGTCTATGTTCCCCGACGAGGGCGGGTCGTCGGCCCCGGGGTCCGAcaacggcggcagcgacagcgacggcggcggcgacaagcaCGCCGCGGCGCAGAGCGACGACGGGCAGCACGCCGCCGGGGAGCCGACgcaggagcaggcggcggccacCTCGCCGACGGAGCTGATCCGGGACCCCAAGAGGGTCAAGAG GATACTGGCTAATCGGCAGTCGGCCCAGAGGTCGCGAGTGAGGAAGCTTCAGTACATCTCCGAGCTCGAGCGCAGCGTCACAACCCTGCag AACGAGGTATCCGTGCTGTCCCCTCGGGTGGCGTTTCTGGATCAGCAGCGGACGATCCTGACCGTCGGCAACAGCCACCTCAAGCAGCGGATCGCGGCTCTAGCACAGGACAAGATTTTCAAGGATG CTCATCAGGAGGCGTTGAGGAAGGAAATCGAGAGGCTGAGGCAGGTATACCAGCAGCAGAACACCAAGTTGTCCGGTGGTCTGGCCGCTGACCACGCACATGTCCATGGCGGCCCGCCGCCTGTGCGAGCAGAGAAGGAGCTCATGAGCTAG
- the LOC127768977 gene encoding uncharacterized protein LOC127768977 has translation MDSIHEEQRPRRRQQQQQEGGGEETVVEVPEMDGELLVELLEASLAAEEDEEAVAQRKQQLGFFTADVGDGWDGQELMNSIHPHQEEEGCEDCGLDDILSDFDGGGYPPASSPPYLSEFWMEEMDHATAGPFAVAGECPGEEWYMDGMAMEWEDGRSYYSFHYPSYGADASCTDQLYSSPLWE, from the coding sequence ATGGATAGCATCCACGAGGagcagcggccgcggcggcggcagcagcagcagcaagaaggaggaggagaagaaacggTCGTGGAGGTGCCGGAGATGGACGGCGAGCTGCTCGTCGAGCTCCTGGAAGCGTCCctcgccgcggaggaggatgaggaggctgTAGCGCAGAGGAAGCAGCAGCTGGGCTTCTTCACGgccgacgtcggcgacggctGGGACGGGCAGGAGCTGATGAACTCCATCCACCCGCACCAGGAAGAAGAAGGCTGCGAGGACTGCGGCCTCGACGACATCCTCTCCGacttcgacggcggcgggtacccgccggcgtcgtcgccaccgTACCTCTCCGAGTTCTGGATGGAGGAGATGGACCACGCCACCGCGGGCCCGTTCGCTGTCGCCGGCGAGTGCCCGGGGGAGGAGTGGTACATGGACGGCATGGCCATGGAGTGGGAGGACGGGAGGAGCTACTACTCGTTCCACTACCCGTCCTACGGCGCCGACGCCTCCTGCACGGATCAACTGTACAGTAGCCCGTTGTGGGAGTGA